One stretch of Musicola paradisiaca NCPPB 2511 DNA includes these proteins:
- a CDS encoding MerR family transcriptional regulator, translating into MAYYSISEFSARCGVHAVTLRAWQRRYGLLQPKRTEGGHRLYDDEDLQQVNLILSWIQKGVSIGHIRPLLDGTGTPQDTQDPTRQETLLQPLQAGQLSRLRTALYAMGREYPLPYLVDQVLRPLRTRLSSGQSAIRTLLHLLDGMIVSYTAFCLESARKRGDRNTIVAGWNLSDATEIWLEALRRCGEARRYEVVPHPMTMPQPELFPTCDWVLICARPLSPEQQSVFQQWIANGLSVDIVLLGNAP; encoded by the coding sequence ATGGCTTATTACAGTATTAGCGAATTCTCAGCACGTTGCGGCGTTCATGCCGTCACATTACGTGCCTGGCAGCGTCGCTATGGCCTGTTGCAACCTAAACGTACCGAAGGCGGACACCGGTTATACGACGATGAGGATTTGCAGCAGGTCAATCTGATCCTGTCCTGGATTCAAAAAGGGGTCTCGATTGGCCACATTCGGCCGCTGCTGGACGGTACCGGAACCCCGCAGGATACGCAGGATCCGACACGGCAGGAAACGCTGCTGCAGCCGCTGCAGGCCGGGCAGTTGTCTCGTCTGCGAACGGCGCTCTACGCCATGGGACGCGAATATCCACTGCCCTATCTGGTGGATCAGGTGTTGCGCCCGTTGCGTACCCGCCTCAGCAGCGGGCAATCCGCCATCCGCACCCTGCTTCACCTGCTGGACGGCATGATCGTCAGCTATACGGCTTTTTGCCTGGAGAGCGCCCGCAAACGGGGCGACCGGAATACGATTGTCGCCGGGTGGAACCTGAGCGACGCCACCGAAATCTGGCTGGAAGCGCTCAGACGCTGCGGTGAAGCACGCCGATACGAGGTGGTGCCGCACCCCATGACGATGCCGCAGCCGGAACTGTTTCCCACTTGCGACTGGGTGCTGATTTGCGCACGGCCGCTGTCGCCAGAGCAGCAGAGCGTGTTCCAGCAATGGATTGCCAACGGACTGAGCGTCGATATCGTACTGCTCGGTAATGCCCCTT
- a CDS encoding ROK family protein yields the protein MTLWTHSDDDAATINERMVLDIVRRRRRIMRSAISPLTNLTQPSVHRIIDTLLERGLLQLGDSIIHGRGKPSPALELRPSAQYSIGVSVNTDSLSFCLCDFRCQLLHEETLDIALDDRARALMALKSRVRQALQSTSTPTSALVGIGFAMAGYLVGEKRMFNAPEPLQDWSLVDLKLELETLFDLDVWTENNATTGAIGESILGAGLQYPTFGYLSFNYGFGAGIIINGQPLVGAFGNAGEISRIYTREEHPSRPALGELIKRLNARGIDIQRISDLRQHFDADWPGVREWVTEVGPCLNRAIDALRAVIDPAAIVFGGELPAALGALLLQVPSTRQPPRYGQEAAMPRLLLSQIHNDPAVVGAALMPLKARYFA from the coding sequence ATGACCTTATGGACACACAGCGACGATGACGCCGCGACGATCAATGAACGCATGGTGCTGGATATCGTCCGGCGCCGTCGGCGCATTATGCGTTCGGCTATTTCTCCCCTGACCAATCTGACGCAACCGTCGGTTCACCGTATTATCGATACCCTGCTGGAGCGCGGCCTGCTGCAACTGGGCGACAGCATTATCCACGGCCGCGGGAAGCCCAGCCCGGCGCTGGAGCTGCGGCCCTCGGCGCAATACAGCATCGGCGTTTCCGTTAATACCGACAGCCTGTCATTCTGCCTGTGCGATTTTCGCTGCCAACTGCTGCACGAAGAAACACTCGATATTGCGCTGGACGATCGCGCCAGAGCGCTGATGGCGCTGAAAAGCCGGGTGCGTCAGGCGTTACAGTCCACCAGCACGCCGACGTCGGCGCTTGTCGGCATCGGTTTCGCCATGGCGGGGTATTTGGTTGGCGAGAAGCGGATGTTCAACGCGCCGGAGCCGTTGCAAGACTGGTCGCTGGTCGATCTGAAGCTCGAGCTGGAAACCCTGTTCGATCTCGATGTCTGGACAGAAAACAACGCTACCACCGGCGCGATTGGCGAATCCATTCTGGGCGCCGGGCTGCAATACCCCACCTTCGGCTACTTGTCGTTCAACTATGGTTTCGGCGCGGGCATTATCATCAATGGTCAACCGCTGGTCGGCGCATTCGGCAACGCCGGGGAAATCAGCCGGATCTATACCCGGGAAGAGCACCCGTCACGGCCGGCGCTGGGAGAGTTGATAAAACGACTGAACGCCCGCGGTATTGATATCCAGCGCATCAGCGATCTGCGTCAACACTTTGACGCTGACTGGCCGGGCGTCAGGGAATGGGTTACGGAAGTCGGCCCCTGTCTGAATCGGGCGATTGACGCCCTGCGCGCCGTGATCGACCCGGCGGCGATCGTATTCGGCGGTGAACTGCCCGCCGCGCTCGGCGCGCTGCTGCTACAGGTTCCCTCCACGCGCCAACCGCCGCGTTATGGACAGGAGGCGGCGATGCCGCGGTTGTTGCTCAGCCAGATTCATAACGACCCGGCCGTGGTCGGTGCCGCCCTGATGCCGCTGAAAGCACGCTATTTCGCCTGA